Proteins encoded by one window of Heliangelus exortis chromosome 5, bHelExo1.hap1, whole genome shotgun sequence:
- the INSM2 gene encoding insulinoma-associated protein 2 — MPRGFLVKRSRRPGGSYRALPRERDPERDPPPAPPPAPPPPAAGGSAAARQGAEEEEEEEGEEEEGAAAACPTTWPPGGGGPGLAPPEGPAAWGAAGPCSAAGPRAALFERCLSSPASAESFPLAASFPPAEKLLLQPRTPLPAPPPPPVPSLKRPSRAKAPAKKAKATRKLSFADEVTTSPVLGLRIKEEGPESRPGPPAGRTPLGEFICQLCKEQYADPLALAQHRCSRIVRVEYRCPECHKIFSCPANLASHRRWHKPRPGPSADGSAAPPGKENSPERRSRGPAAAPQPPPPARQHRGVADSAGSAPASHGPTPGHGAPAPGPGGEAFACPCCQKRFRRQAYLRKHLGTHGPVRPAAYGPPERGQLAFACHLCGARFPSADIRDKHRLWHAVREELLLPPPPPAGPPEGGAGGGERPGFPCKHCPATFFSAPGLARHASKCHPPESRQVLLLQVPVRPGC; from the coding sequence ATGCCGCGTGGGTTCCTCGTCAAGCGCAGCCGGCGCCCCGGAGGCTCCTACCGGGCGCTCCCGCGGGAGCGGGACCCAGAACGGGACCcaccgcccgccccgccgcccgccccgccgccgcccgccgccgggGGCAGCGCCGCCGCTAGACAGGgggcggaggaggaggaagaggaggagggcgaggaggaggagggcgccgccgccgcctgccCTACGACGTGGCCCCCCGGAGGCGGCGGCCCAGGGCTCGCCCCGCCGGAAGGGCCGGCGGCgtggggggcggcggggccctGCAGCGCCGCGGGGCCGCGGGCGGCTCTCTTCGAGCGGTGCCTCAGCTCCCCCGCCTCCGCCGAGTCTTTTCCCCTAGCCGCCTCCTTCCCGCCCGCcgagaagctgctgctgcagccccgCACGCCGCTGCCcgcccccccgccgccgccggtGCCCTCGCTGAAGCGCCCGTCGCGGGCCAAGGCGCCGGCCAAGAAAGCCAAGGCCACGCGGAAGCTGAGCTTCGCCGACGAGGTGACCACCTCGCCAGTGCTGGGGCTGCGTATCAAGGAGGAGGGGCCCGAGAGCCGGCCCGGGCCCCCGGCGGGGCGCACGCCGCTGGGCGAGTTCATCTGCCAACTGTGCAAGGAGCAGTACGCGGACCCGCTGGCGCTGGCCCAGCACCGCTGCTCCCGCATCGTGCGCGTCGAGTACCGCTGCCCCGAGTGCCACAAGATCTTCAGCTGCCCGGCCAACCTGGCCTCGCACCGCCGCTGGCACAAGCCGCGTCCCGGTCCCAGCGCCGACGGCTCCGCCGCCCCGCCCGGCAAGGAGAACAGCCCCGAGCGGCGGTCCCGTGGCCCCGCCGCGgccccgcagccgccgccgccggcccgTCAGCACCGCGGTGTGGCGGACAGCGCCGGCAGCGCCCCGGCCTCCCACGGCCCCACTCCCGGCCACGGCGCTCCTGCTCCCGGCCCCGGCGGGGAGGCGTTCGCCTGCCCCTGTTGCCAGAAGCGGTTCCGGCGGCAGGCCTACCTCCGCAAGCACCTGGGCACCCACGGGCCGGTGCGGCCCGCCGCCTACGGCCCCCCCGAGCGCGGGCAGCTCGCCTTCGCCTGCCACCTCTGCGGCGCCCGCTTCCCCTCGGCGGACATCAGGGACAAGCACCGGCTGTGGCACGCTGTGcgggaggagctgctgctgccgccgccgccgccggccggGCCACCCGAAGGCGGCGCGGGGGGTGGCGAGCGGCCGGGCTTCCCTTGCAAGCACTGCCCCGCCACCTTCTTCAGCGCGCCCGGGCTGGCGCGGCACGCCAGCAAGTGCCACCCGCCGGAGAGCAGGcaggtcctgctgctccaggtgcCCGTCCGGCCCGGCTGCTAA